In Silene latifolia isolate original U9 population chromosome 3, ASM4854445v1, whole genome shotgun sequence, a single window of DNA contains:
- the LOC141647945 gene encoding ABC transporter C family member 8-like: MASLANLNGILLSSICEGKLELSSSCIQRTIIDGVNLLYLLIFLLFILLSFLREQARSSNRRSNTIFRLTSICCLLLSLAYLVFGLLTLTSENRTHSSSTWLLYIIDSVIWLGLTVSLLVQKSIWVVILTSVWWAMFFLLVSALNIAMIINKQQVQILDIIAWLVNGLLSLCAVKNLQNCITQKQVHTAESVPLLQDEINQRKTKKPSFFSQFVFSWINPLLCAGYLKPLSAKDIPNLFPEDEACIAFQEFSQAWEELKVKTDLTNNGNLVMKALTKVYWKETICVGVGALIRTMSVVVSPLLLYAFVNYSKQEDENLSKGLFLVGCTVFVKLVESISQRQWIFYSRRTGMRMRSALMVAIYQKQLKLSSLGRREHSNGEIVNYISVDAYRMGEFPWWFHTGWCSVIQVFLSIGVLLKIAGSGSLAGLVPLLICGILNVPFARLLQNCQSRITVAQDERLRATSEILTNMKVIKLQSWEGKFQEMVEELRQKEYRWLKKLQYIRAGGTALYWMSPTIISSVIFLGCFVFDNAPLTADTIFTILATLRLMSEPVRMIPEVLSTTIQVLVSLKRINTFLLEDELINDQIEVLKIENSEAQVVIEAGCFSWEPESENLTLRNLYLDVRKGQKVAVCGPVGAGKSSLLHCILKEIPKISGHVAVVGSIAYVSQTAWIQSGTIRKNILYGKLMDEARYNNAIKVTALDKDISTFRHGDLTEIGQRGINMSGGQKQRIQLARSVYSDAEIYLLDDPFSAVDAHTAAVLFHDCVMGALKHKTVILVTHQVEFLSEADTILVMKDGEVTQCGSYQAILTAGTAFEQLVTAHRNAVSTTFNSKSEAFSEGMPTKEEIEEALKLKTESSITGDKNKEFSNENLTAVQLTEDEEKEIGAVGWKPYLDYIFISNGLSSLSLSILAQILFVGFQTGSTYWLAFGIRIPNMSNLVLVSIYAGISSLGIFFAFLRSFFSAQLGLKASKAFFNGLNNSIFKAPMHFFDSTPVGRIFTRVASDLSTLDIDIAFSLSFVMASAIELIVIIVIMASVTWPVLIVGCLALVASRYLQGYYLASAREITRINGTTKAPLMNHAAETYIGVTTIRAFNMTDRFFRDFLELVDTDAKMFFYSKAASEWLVQRIEALQLVTLFTATLLLIMLPKGFIEPGLVGLSLSYALGLSMTHVILTWWYCNLETYIISVERIKQFMHIEAEPPAIVLQNRPPPSWPYKGKIELQELQIRYRPNAPLVLKGVTCIFKEGSRVGIVGRTGSGKTTLISALFRLVDPQSGRILIDGLDISTIGLKDLRSKLSIIPQEPTLFKGSVRSNLDLLGLYSDQDIWKALEKCQLKVTISNLPNQLDSSVSDEGQNWSAGQRQLFCLGRVLLKRNRILVLDEATASIDSKTDGILQRIIREEFAQCTVITVAHRVPTVIDSDMVMVLSFGRLVEYDEPSKLMETNSCFSKLVTEYWSSCKGISS; this comes from the exons ATGGCTTCCTTAGCAAACTTAAATG GAATATTGTTGTCGAGCATATGTGAAGGAAAACTTGAGTTAAGCTCTTCTTGCATCCAAAGAACTATCATAGATGGAGTAAACTTACTTTACCTACTGATCTTTCTCCTTTTCATCCTTTTAAGCTTCTTAAGAGAACAAGCACGATCAAGCAACAGAAGAAGTAACACGATTTTCAGGTTGACTTCAATCTGTTGCCTACTGTTGAGCCTAGCTTACTTGGTTTTTGGTTTGCTTACCCTGACATCAGAAAACAGAACCCATTCCTCATCAACTTGGCTTCTTTACATAATTGATTCAGTTATATGGTTAGGTTTGACAGTATCGTTGCTAGTTCAGAAATCAATATGGGTCGTAATTCTAACCTCAGTTTGGTGGGCAATGTTCTTTCTGCTTGTTTCAGCTCTGAACATTGCAATGATAATTAACAAACAGCAGGTGCAAATCTTAGACATCATAGCTTGGCTGGTCAATGGTTTGCTGTCTTTATGCGCCGTTAAAAACCTGCAGAACTGCATTACACAAAAACAAGTACATACAGCAGAGTCAGTACCCCTACTACAAGATGAAATAAATCAGAGAAAAACAAAAAAGCCAAGTTTTTTCAGCCAATTTGTATTTTCTTGGATCAATCCTTTACTTTGTGCAGGGTATTTGAAACCATTAAGTGCCAAAGATATCCCTAACTTGTTTCCGGAAGATGAAgcctgtattgcattccaggaaTTCAGCCAGGCATGGGAAGAGCTTAAGGTCAAGACAGATTTAACAAATAATGGAAACTTGGTTATGAAGGCTTTAACCAAGGTATACTGGAAAGAGACCATTTGTGTCGGGGTAGGAGCACTGATAAGGACGATGTCAGTTGTAGTTTCACCTCTACTATTATACGCATTTGTCAACTATTCGAAACAAGAGGACGAGAACCTAAGTAAAGGACTGTTCTTGGTCGGATGTACGGTTTTCGTGAAATTAGTGGAGTCAATATCCCAAAGGCAATGGATTTTTTATAGTAGAAGAACAGGAATGAGGATGAGATCAGCTCTAATGGTGGCAATTTaccaaaaacaactaaaactttcTAGCCTTGGAAGAAGAGAACATTCTAACGGTGAGATTGTAAATTACATTTCGGTGGACGCATATCGGATGGGTGAATTTCCATGGTGGTTTCACACTGGTTGGTGTTCTGTCATTCAGGTCTTTCTCTCCATTGGAGTCCTTCTAAAGATAGCCGGGTCAGGGTCCCTAGCCGGCCTGGTCCCACTATTGATATGCGGGATTCTCAATGTGCCCTTTGCTCGTCTCCTTCAAAATTGTCAGTCTAGGATTACAGTAGCTCAAGATGAGAGGCTTAGAGCAACATCAGAGATATTGACTAACATGAAAGTAATAAAGTTACAGTCATGGGAAGGTAAGTTCCAAGAAATGGTGGAAGAACTGAGACAAAAGGAATACAGATGGTTGAAGAAGTTACAGTATATTAGGGCTGGTGGAACTGCGTTGTACTGGATGTCCCCCACTATAATATCTTCTGTCATCTTTTTAGGTTGTTTTGTTTTTGACAATGCCCCCTTGACTGCTGATACCATTTTTACCATCCTTGCTACACTAAGACTGATGTCAGAGCCTGTAAGAATGATCCCTGAAGTTCTCTCTACTACAATCCAGGTCTTGGTTTCTCTTAAAAGGATCAATACCTTTTTGCTTGAGGACGAGTTGATAAACGATCAGATAGAGGTATTGAAAATAGAAAATTCAGAAGCACAAGTGGTTATAGAAGCAGGTTGTTTCAGCTGGGAACCAGAATCAGAAAATCTAACACTACGAAACCTATATCTGGATGTGCGGAAGGGGCAAAAAGTTGCAGTTTGTGGACCAGTTGGAGCAGGAAAATCGTCGCTGCTGCATTGTATTTTAAAAGAGATACCAAAAATCTCAGGACAT GTTGCTGTTGTTGGGTCCATTGCCTATGTTTCTCAAACTGCTTGGATACAAAGTGGAACAATTCGCAAGAACATACTATATGGGAAGCTAATGGATGAAGCTAGATATAACAACGCTATCAAAGTAACAGCACTTGATAAAGATATAAGCACTTTCCGCCATGGTGATCTGACAGAGATTGGCCAGAGAGGAATCAACATGAGCGGAGGTCAGAAACAAAGAATTCAACTTGCAAGATCCGTTTATAGTGATGCAGAGATATATTTGCTTGATGACCCATTCAGTGCAGTAGATGCACATACTGCAGCGGTTTTATTTCAT GACTGTGTAATGGGTGCTTTGAAGCATAAAACAGTAATCCTAGTGACTCATCAAGTGGAGTTTCTTTCAGAAGCTGATACAATTTTG GTGATGAAAGACGGTGAAGTCACCCAATGCGGAAGCTATCAAGCGATACTGACAGCAGGGACAGCATTTGAGCAACTAGTGACCGCTCACAGGAATGCAGTAAGCACAACTTTTAATTCCAAGAGTGAAGCTTTTAGTGAAGGAATGCCTACGAAGGAAGAAATCGAGGAAGCCCTCAAACTCAAAACAGAATCTTCTATCACTGGAGATAAGAACAAGGAATTTTCTAATGAAAACTTAACAGCAGTTCAGCTGACAGAAGATGAAGAAAAAGAAATTGGGGCTGTTGGGTGGAAGCCATATTTGGATTATATCTTCATCTCGAATGGCCTATCTTCTTTGAGTCTAAGCATACTTGCACAAATCCTGTTTGTTGGTTTTCAGACTGGTTCAACTTACTGGTTGGCCTTTGGTATTAGAATTCCTAATATGAGTAATTTAGTCCTCGTCTCCATTTATGCTGGAATTTCAAGTCTTGGCATATTCTTTGCGTTTCTGAGGTCTTTCTTTTCAGCTCAGCTAGGATTAAAAGCTTCAAAAGCTTTCTTCAATGGTCTCAATAATTCTATATTTAAGGCTCCTATGCATTTCTTTGACTCTACTCCTGTTGGACGGATTTTTACCCGT GTTGCATCAGATTTAAGCACATtagacattgacattgcattctccTTAAGTTTCGTGATGGCTAGCGCAATTGAGTTGATTGTCATAATTGTTATTATGGCATCGGTCACTTGGCCAGTCCTCATTGTGGGGTGTCTTGCTTTGGTTGCCTCTAGATATCTCCAG GGTTATTACCTAGCTTCTGCAAGGGAAATCACTAGGATCAATGGAACAACTAAAGCTCCACTGATGAATCATGCTGCAGAAACCTATATAGGAGTCACGACCATAAGAGCATTCAACATGACTGACAGATTTTTTAGGGATTTCTTAGAGCTAGTAGACACAGACGCAAAGATGTTCTTCTATTCCAAAGCGGCCTCAGAATGGCTAGTCCAGAGGATAGAAGCCTTACAACTTGTGACACTGTTTACAGCTACGCTTCTCCTAATTATGCTTCCTAAGGGTTTTATTGAACCAG GACTTGTGGGGCTCTCCCTTTCCTACGCTCTTGGTTTGTCAATGACTCACGTAATCCTGACATGGTGGTACTGCAACTTAGAAACTTACATCATCTCTGTTGAGAGGATCAAGCAATTTATGCACATTGAAGCTGAGCCACCTGCTATTGTCCTGCAAAATAGACCTCCACCTTCATGGCCCTACAAAGGAAAAATAGAACTTCAAGAGCTACAG ATAAGATACCGCCCAAATGCCCCTTTAGTTCTGAAGGGAGTCACTTGCATTTTCAAAGAAGGCTCTAGAGTAGGAATTGTGGGGAGAACAGGTAGTGGCAAAACTACTTTGATTAGCGCGTTGTTCCGATTAGTAGATCCCCAAAGTGGGAGAATTCTGATTGATGGACTCGACATCTCAACAATTGGTCTGAAGGATTTGAGATCAAAGCTGAGTATTATCCCTCAAGAACCAACTCTATTCAAAGGCAGTGTAAGGTCAAATTTAGACCTTCTTGGACTCTATTCTGACCAAGACATATGGAAG GCACTAGAGAAATGTCAGCTTAAAGTAACAATCAGCAATCTACCCAACCAACTAGATTCATCAG TGAGCGATGAAGGACAGAACTGGAGTGCTGGGCAGAGACAACTTTTCTGCTTAGGAAGAGTTTTACTGAAAAGGAACAGAATTTTAGTTCTAGATGAAGCAACGGCGTCAATAGACAGCAAAACTGATGGCATCCTTCAGAGAATAATTAGAGAAGAATTCGCACAATGTACTGTGATAACAGTAGCTCATAGAGTTCCAACCGTGATAGACAGTGACATGGTCATGGTCCTATCCTTCG GGAGGCTAGTGGAGTATGATGAGCCGTCAAAGCTGATGGAGACTAATTCCTGTTTCTCTAAACTCGTTACCGAGTATTGGTCGAGCTGCAAAGGAATCTCCTCTTGA